From Streptomyces sp. NBC_01551:
GGCCGAGCTCGCCGCCAAGTTCCCGGGCTCCACCCTCGGCGACACCGTGAGCCCGCGGTCGTACCCGCTGCCCGGCGGTGGCACCGGTACCGAACTCGTCATCGAACGAGCCAAGTTCCACAGGCAGTTCGCCGCCGACGTACCCGCCGCCGAAGCGGCGGTCATGGCCGCGACCCAGCGCCCGGTCGCCACCGCCGCGCTGGAGGAGAAGGCCGGGGAAGCGGCCTGGAAGACGATCCCGTCCTGGGCGCTGATCGCCACCGCCGACAAGAACATCCCGGCCGCCGCCGAACGGTGGATGGCCCGGCGTGCCGGTTCGCACATCACCGAAGTGGACGCGTCCCATGCAGTGGCGGTCTCCCGCCCGGCCGTGGTCACCCACGTGATCCTCGCCGCCGTGCGAGCGACCCGCTGACGCTCCGACCCGCCCCGTACATCCTCTGAAGGAGAGCCCCTCATGAACAACCGTCCGGTCCTCGAACCCGCAGCCCAGGCCTTCGCCGACGCCACCGCCCAGCCGCCGTACCTCTACCAGATCCCCGTCGCCGAAGGCCGTAAGGCCGTGGACGACGTCCAGAACGGTGAGGGCGTCCCCCTGCCGGACGTCGACGAGGAGTGGACCACCGTCCACGGCGGCCCGACCGGCGACGTCCGCGCCCGGATCGTCCGCCCCCGCGGCGCCACCGGCCCGCTCCCCGTCATCCTCTACATCCACGGCGCGGGCTGGGTCTTCGGCAACGCCCACACCCACGACCGGCTCGTCCGCGAACTCGCCGTCGGCACCGGGGCGGCCGTGGTCTTCCCCGAGTACGACCTGTCGCCCGAGGCGCGTTACCCCGTCGCGATCGAGCAGAACTACAGCGTCGCCCAGTGGGTCGCCCGCGAGGGACACCACAAGGACCTCGACGGCACCCGGATCGCCGTAGCCGGTGATTCCGTCGGCGGCAACATGAGCGCCGCCCTCACCCTCATGGCCAAGCAGCGCGGCGATGTCACGCTCGTCCAGCAGGTCCTCTTCTACCCGGTGACCGACGCGAGCTTCGACACGGATTCGTACCACGCCTTCGGCGAGGGCTACTTCCTGCGCCGCGACGCCATGAAGTGGTTCTGGGACCAGTACACGACCGACGAGGCCGAGCGGGCCCAGATCACCGCTTCCCCGCTGCGCGCCTCCACCGAGCAGCTCACCGGCCTGCCGCCGGCCCTGGTCATCACTGCCGAGGCCGACGTCCTGCGCGACGAGGGCGAGGCGTACGCGGCGAAGCTCCGTGCCGCCGGCGTCCCCGTCACCGCCCTGCGAGTCCAGGGCGTCATCCACGACTTCGTGATGCTGAACGCACTGCGCGATACGCAGGCCGCGGAACTCGCCATCGGCCTCGCCACCGACATCCTGCGCAAGGCCCTCGCATGACCGGGCCGTCGACGAGCATGCCGGTGGCGGGCCTCGTCCCCGCCCCGCGTCGGGAGCACGAGCACGCCGACCTCCTCGTCCGTAACGCCAAGGTCTTCACCGGTGACCCCGACCGGCCAAAGGCCCGTGCCGTCGCGATCCGCGACGGCCGGGTCCTGGCCCTGGGCGACGACCACGACCTCGCCCACCTCGTCGGGCCGGGAACGAAGGTCGTCGACGCCCTCGGCCGCCGGGTGATTCCCGGCCTCAACGACTCGCACCTGCATGTCATCCGGGGCGGCCTGAACTACGTTCTGGAGCTGCGCTGGGACGGCGTACGAAGCCTCCGACACGCCCTCGCGATGCTGCGCGAGCAGGCTGGCCGCACCCCGAAGGGGCAGTGGATCCGGGTGGTGGGCGGCTGGACCGCCGAGCAGTTCGCCGAGCGCAGGATGCCGACCGTCGCGGAGCTGAACGCCGCCGCCCCCGACACCCCGGTCTTCGTCCTGCACCTGTACCAGTCGGCGCTGATGAACCGGGCCGCGGTCAAGGCGGCCGGGTTCACCCGGGAGACCCCCGACCCCCGGGGCGGGCAGATCGTCCGCGGCCGGGACGGCGAACCCAACGGCGTGCTCCTCGCGGCGCCGAGCGCTCTCGTCCTGTACTCGACGCTGGCCAAGGCGCCTGCCCTCGACGAGGCCGACAAGCGGACGTCGACGCGCCACTTCCTGCGCGAGCTGAACCGCTTCGGCCTGACGTCCGCTGTCGACGCCGCCGGCGGCTTCCAGAACTTCCCCGACAACTACGCGACGGTCACCGACCTCGCCAGGTCCGGGGAGCTGACCCTCCGGATCGCCTACCACCTCTTCCCGCAGACGGCCGGGCAGGAACTCGCCGACCTGAAGCGCTGGACCGAGATGGTCAAGCCCGGGGACGGGGACGAGTGGCTCCGGCTGAACGGCGCGGGCGAGAACCTGACCTGGGCCGCCGCCGACTTCGAGAACTTCTCCGAGCCCCGGCCCGAGCTCGCCGCGGGCTACGAGACCGAGTTCGAGAGCGCCGTACGGCTCCTGCTCGAAAACGGCTGGGGCTTCCGGCTCCACGCGACCTACGACGAGACCATCCGCCGCGACCTGGCCGTCTTCGAGAAGCTCGCCGGGGAGGGACTCTTCCCCGGCGGCAACCGCTGGCTCTTCGACCACGCGGAGACGGTCTCGGCCGACAGCCTGGACCGGATCGCGGCCCTCGGCGGCGCCGTGTCCGTGCAGAACCGCATGTCCTTCCAGGGCGCCGCGTTCCTCGACCGTTACGGCGCCGAGGCCGCCGCCCACACCCCGCCGGTCCGGGCCATGCTCGACCGCGGCCTGACGGTCGCCGCCGGAACCGACGCGACCCGCGTCTCTTCGTACAACCCGTGGGTCGCGCTGCACTGGCTGGTGGCCGGGCGCACCGTCGCCGGCACCGTGCTCTATCCGGCGGGGAACCTGCTCGACCGGGAGACCGCCCTCGGCCTCTACACCCGGGGCGGAGCGCAGCTCACCGGCGAGCAGGACGTCAAGGGAACCCTGCGAGAAGGGTCGTACGGCGACCTCGCGATCCTGTCCGACGACTACCTCACCGTACCCGAGGACGTCATCCCCGACATCGAGTCCGTCCTCACCGTCGTCGGCGGCCGCATCGTCTACGCGACCGCGGAGTACGAAGGTCTCGACGAGGCCGTCCCGCCGGTGAGCCCCGAGTGGAGCCCCGTGGCCCACTTCGGCGGCTACCAGAGCGGTGCCCGTCAGGCCTCGCTCGTGGCCGAGGCCGTCGCCGAGTCCGAGCAGTACCGCCGGTGGCGCGTCGCGCGTGGCTCCCTCCCCGACACACAGCCGTCGTTCGTCGACCCCTGCTTCGAGCACTGAGAGGGATCCACACCATGAGTACCGCCTCACCCACCGCAGACAGCGGCGACGACGCCCGGGCCACCCCGCGGGACGTCCCCCCGGGACGCCGTTTCGAACCGGACCTCCGGTCGATGACACGGATCAACCTGCGCCCCATCGCCTCACCCATGCCGCTCGGCTTCTTCACGATCGCCATCGCGTCCGTGATGACGGGCTGCCTCCAGCTCGGGATCCTCGGCGAGGAGGCCCGTACCGCCGTCGCCTTCACCGTGCTGCCGGCCTTCGTCCTCCAACTCCTGGTCAGTGTCCTGGCCTTCGGCGCCCGTGACGTGATCGCGGCGACCCTGATGGCCGTGTTCGCCGGAAGCTGGCTGCCCTACTCGCTGATCATGCTCAGCGGCGCGGCCGACGGCCTGAAGGTCCTCGGCGTCTTCAACCTGGCGCTCCTCTGCTTCGGCGCGCTGATGACCGCCGTGACCGGGCCCAAGCGGGCGCTGTGGCTCGTCCTCGCGGTCTCCCTGCCCCGCTGGGCGGCCACCGGCCTCGCGGGCGTCACCGGCGCCGAATGGCTGACGCGCACGTCCGGGGCGCTCGGCCTGCTGGTGGGGGTCGTCGCGATGTACACGGCGTTCGCCCTGATGCTCGAGGACATGCGCAGCGAGCAGGTCCTGCCCATCGGCCGCAGCGGCCCCGCCCACCTCGCCGTGGAAGGCGACCTGTCCGTCCAGCTCCGCAACCTGGAACGGCAGGCAGGCGTACGCCGCACGCTCTGACCGCGCGCACCCACCCCGTCACACCACGACCGCACAGGAGCACCCATGGAACCGCAGGTGACGGACCGGCCCCAGAAGTCTCGGTACGAGATCCTCGCCGGCGACGACGGCACCGAGACCGCGGGCTTCGCCGAGTACCACCTCTCGGAGGGTGAGATCGCCTTCATCCACACCGAGATCGACAGCCGGTTCGCCGGCCAGGGCTTGGGCGGTCTCCTTGCCCGGGGAGCGCTCGACGACGCCCGGGCTCGTGGGCTGCGCGTCCTGCCGTACTGCCCCTTCATCCGGGGCTGGATCGGCAAGCATCCCGAGTACACCGACCTGGTGCCCGAGGCGAGGCGCGCCCGCTTCGGCCTGTGAAGCACCACACGAACACCACATATCCGCCTCCCGCATCCCCAGCCCCATCACCCGTCACGCACCAAGGAGTTCCCCATGCCCCGACACGCCCGCCCCACCGTCGTCCTGGTCCACGGCGCCTTCGCCGACGCCTCCAGCTTCGCCCGCGTCATCCCCGAACTGGCCGCCGCCGGTATGGAAGTGGTGGCCCCGGCCGTGCCCAACCGCAGCCTCGTCGACGACGCCGCGTACATAGCCTCGGTGATCCGCGCCGTCGAAGGCCCCGTGATCCTGGTCGGGCACTCCTACGGTGGTGCCGTCATCACCCTCGCCGGCGCGGAGGACAACGTCCGCGCACTGGTGTACCTCGCGGGATACGCACTGGAGGAGGGCGAGAGCCTGGGCGAGCTGCAGGGCCGCTTCCCCGACTCCGGCCTCGCCGACGCGCTCGTCTACACCCCGTTCCCGGTGGCCGGCTCCACCGAGACCGGCACTGATGTCTCGGTGGACATCGAGAAGTTCCCCGCCCTCTTCGCGGCGGACGTCGACCCCGACCTCGCCGCGGTGCTCGCCGTCTCCCAGCGCCCCCTGGCAGCACGTGCCTTCTCGGAGGCGGCGCCTGTCGCGGCGTGGAAGACCAAGCCCTCGTGGGGCCTGGTCGCCTCCTCCGACCGCACGATCAACCCCGATGTGGAGCGCTACGGGTACGAGCGCGCCGGCATGACCACCGTCGAGGTCGACTCCTCCCATCTGGTCATGCTTGCCCAGCCCAAGGCCGTGGCAGAGCTGATCCAGGACGCGGCCCGGTCCACCGCCCACTGACCCGATCGTTCAGGATCGAACGATTAGTCGATAATGTTCGAGCGCTGGTAGCTTCTGATCGCCCCTGAGGACCCCTCGGCGGGCGATCGGAGGAGATACACCCATGAGGTTCGGCGCGAGGCTCGCGCTCGCCGGCATCGCCCTCGCCGTCCTTGCCACCGCCTGCGGTGTTCCGCAGGACAGCGGTTCGCAGTCGCACACCCCCGTGGACTGTGGGCCGTACGCCAGGTACGGCGAACACCCCGGCACCAAGGTCACCGTCTACGCGGAGAACCGGGACCGGGAGGCCGACCTGTTCGAAGAGACCTGGGCGGACTTCGCGGACTGCACGGGAATCGACGTCCGGTACGAGGGGGACGGGGAGTTCGAGGCCCAGATCCAGCTCCGGGTCGACGGCGGGAGCGCACCGGATGTGGCGTTCTTCCCCCAGCCGGGGCTCCTGGAACGCTTCGCGCGGGCGGGGAAGCTCAAGCCCGCGAGCGCCGGGGTCGTGGCCCTCGCGAAGAAGGGCTGGTCGGCGGACTGGAACAGCTACGCGACCGTGAACGGCACCCTCTACGGCACGCCGCTGGTCGCGAACGTGAAGTCGTTCGTCTGGTACTCCCCGAAGTTCTTCCGCGACAGGGGACTGAACGTTCCCCGCACGTGGTCCGAGCTGATGGCCGTGACGGAGAAGGTCGCGGCGTCGGGCGTCAAGCCGTGGTGCGCGGGCATCGAGTCCGCCGAGGCAACCGGCTGGCCCGTCACGGACTGGATCGAGGACGTCCTGCTGCGTCAGCAGGGCACGGACGTCTACGACCAGTGGGTCGCTCACCAGATCCCGTTCAACGACCCGCGGGTGATCAAGGCCATGGACACCGTCGGGTCCCTCCTCAAGAACGACCGGTACGCCAACGGCGGTTTCGGTCCGGCCCGTTCGATGGCGTCGATCTCCTTCCAGGAGGCCGGCACACCGGTTCTCTCAGGCGACTGCGCGATGCACCGCCAGGCCTCGTTCTATGCCGACATGTGGCCGAAGGGCACCGAGATCGGACCGGACGAGGACGTCTACGCCTTCCTCCTGCCGGGGGCCGACCCGGCCGACCGGCCCGTCCTGGGCGGTGGGGTGTTCACCGCGGTGTTCGCCGACCGTCCCGAAGTGCGGGCGTTCCAGGAGTATCTGGCCTCCGCGGACTTCGCGAACGCGCGCATGAAGAAGGGCCCGTTCGTCTCGGCGAACAAGGGCGTGGATCCGGCGAACGCCGCCACCCCGGTCGACAGGCTCTCGATCCAGCTGCTCCAGGACTCAGGCACACAGTTCAGGTTCGACGGTTCGGACCTGATGCCCGCTTCGGTCGGCGCCGGGACGTTCTGGAAGGGAGCCGTCGACTGGATCGGCGGCGCGAGCACCCGACAGGTCGCCGACTCCGTCGAACGGTCCTGGCCGAGCCACTGATGCCGTTCGACGCCGTCGCCCAGCAGCCCAAGCTGCTGTACCTGCTCCAGGGCGTCGCCGCCTTCGCGGCGGTGGTCTCCCTGATCCTGCTCGCGCTGCACCGGGGGCCGGTTCGGAGAAGGGCCGCGGCCCTGATCCTGCTGACCCCCGCGCTGCTGCTGCTCACGGTGGGTCTCCTCCTGCCCGGTCTGCGCACCCTGGCGCTGTCGTTCACGCAGAACGGGGGAGACGCCTGGGCCGGCCTCGACAACTACGTGTGGATGGTCACCGACCCCCGGGCGCTGGTCGCGCTGCGCAACACTCTGGCGTGGGTGGTGCTCGTGCCGCTGCTGGCCACCTCGGTTGGTCTGCTCTACGCGGCGGCCGTCGTACGGTCGCGGTTCAGAGCGTTCGCGCTGCTCCTAGTCCTGATGCCGATGGCGATCTCCTTCGTCGGCGCGGGCGTCGTCTGGAAGTTCGTCTACGCCTACCGTCCCGCGGAGGCCGGGCAGATCGGGCTGCTCAACCAGCTCGTCGTCGCGTTCGGCGGCGAACCGAGGCAATGGCTCGTGGACTCTCCCTGGAACGTACTGTTCCTCATCGTGGCGATGGTGTGGACACAGGCGGGCTTCGCGGCCGTCCTGCTGGCCGGCGCGATCAGGGCCGTTCCCGGCGAGCTCACCGAGGCGGCCCGACTCGACGGCGCGTCCCCCCGCCAGATCTTCTGGCGGATCACCCTGCCGTCGATCAGACCCACGCTGCTCGTCGTGGTCCTGGCCCAGGCGATCGGCACTTTCAAGGCCTTCGACATCGTCAAGACCATGACCGGCGGGCAGTTCGACACGGGCGTCATCGCCCACGAGATGTACGACCAGGCCTTCCGCCACGGCGAGACGGGCCGCGGCGCCGCTCTCGCCGTGCTCCTCTTCATCCTCGTCACCCCCTTCGTCGCCCACCAGGTCCGGGCACAGCGGAGGGCAGCGTGAACGGCGTCCGGGAGCGTCTGGCCTCCCGCGCCTTCACGTCGATCGCCGTGGTGATCGCGATCCTCTGGACGACACCGACCCTCGGTCTGCTGCTCTCCTCCTTCCGTCCCGAGGAGGAGATCAAGACGACGGGCTGGTGGACCGTGTTCGGTACGCCACACCTCACGCTCGACAACTACGGCGAGGTGCTGTCCGGCGGCGGGAACGGGTCGGGGCGGTTGGCGGAGTACTTCGTCAATTCCGTCGTCATCACCCTTCCCTCGGTGCTGTTCCCGCTCGTGCCGGCGTTCTTCGCGGCGTACGCCCTGGCGTGGATCGACTTCAGAGGGCGGGACGCGCTCGTCGTCGGCATCTTCGCGCTCCAGGCCGTGCCGCTTCAGATGGCGCTCGTCCCCCTCCTGAAGCTGTTCTCCCAGGGCTGGCTGTTCCTGCCCGCGTGGCACCTCACCGGTCCCGCGCGTTTCGGCCAGGTCTGGTTCGCCCACACGGTCTTCGCGCTGCCGTTCGCGGTGTTCCTCCTGCACAACTTCCTGGCGGGACTGCCCCGGGACCTGATCGAAGCCGCCCGCGTTGACGGCGCCTCGCACGGGGCGCTGCTGCTCCGGATCGTGCTGCCCCTGGCCCGCCCGGCCCTCGTCTCCTTCGCCGTCATCCAGTTCATCTGGGTGTGGAACGACCTCCTCGTGGCACTGACGCTGTCGGGCGGAACGGCCGAGACCGCGCCGATGACGGTCAGACTGGCGAGCCTGGCCGGGACGTACGGCAACGAGTGGCAGCGGCTCACCGCAGGAGCCTTCGTGGCGGCGTTCGTCCCGCTGCTCGTCTTCATCGCCCTCCGTCGGCACTTCGCACGGGGACTGCTCGCCGGATCGGTCAAGGGATGAGCCTCGACCGGCCCGAGGGAGAAGGCACGGCGGTGCCCGGGAGCGCGGCGCTGAGCCGGCCCGGGCTGCGGGGCCGCGAAGCCGAGCTGGAGCGGCTGCGCGCCCTGGTCGAGGCGGTGCGCGACGGCGAGGGAGGAGCGGTCGCGCTGCTCCTGGGCGAACCCGGGATCGGGAAGACCGTACTGCTCCAGGAGACCGTCTCTATCGCGCGGGCTCACGGGTTCGTCGTCAGCCACGGGCGCGCCGAGGAACTGCACGAGCTGGCACCGCTCGCCTCACTGGCCTCCGGCCTCCTGCGCGGTGACCCGCCGCTGCTTTCCAGCACGGACTTCGCAGACCTCGCGGGCCATCACGACCAGCGCATCTGGCTCGTCGAACGACTGGCCCAGCTGATCGAGGAACGCTCGGCGGGCACACCCGTACTGATCGCGGTCGACGACGTCCAATGGGCCGACCCGCTCAGCCGGTTCGCCCTGAGCGTCATGCCGGCGCGGCTGCTCAGCTCCCCGGTCCTCTGGCTGCTCACGGGCAGGAACGACCCGGAGCCGTACGGGCAGGGGCCGCTGGCGACTACCCTCCCCCTCCGACCGCTGTCCGACACGGCCCTGGCCGAGCTGGCACGGGACGTCCTCGGCGGGGACGTACCGGAGCAGGTCGCGGAACTCCTCGACGGGGCGGGAGGCAACCCCTTCCTCGCGGCCGAGCTGCTCACGGGCATCGCGGCGTCGGGCGGGGACGCGGACGTGCCGGAGCCGCCGGAGCGGCTGGTCCTCGGTGTACGCGACCGGCTGGCCGGCCTCCGGCCGGGCACCCTCCACTTCCTGCGGATCGGCTCGGTCCTCGGCCGCGCGTTCTCGCTCGCGGACGCCGCCGCGCTGTGCGGCCGGCCCGCCTCCGGACTCAGCGCCGAAGTGGACGAGGCGATCGCCGCCGCCCTCCTCCACGACGATGGCGAACGCCTCCTGTTCCGCCACGACCTGCTCCGCCAGGCGGTGTACGCCGATCTCGCCCCCTCCGTACGCCGGGCGCTCCACCGTGAGGCCGCGAGCCGGCTCGTCGCGGCGGGCCGGAGCTCCACCGACGCGGTCCCGCATCTGCTGAAGAGCGCCGACCCCGGCGACCAGGAGGCGATCGGGCTGCTCGGCACGGCCGCCACGGACGTGATCGCCGTGATGCCCGACCTCGCCGCCGACCTGGCCGTACGCGCCCTTGAACTCGTACCGCCCCACGCGCCCATGGTGTTCGACGTGGGCGAACGGGCCATCGTCGCGCTGACCCGCGCGGGCCGGTACACCCAGGCACGGGACACCGGCGACACGCTGCTCGCCCGGCAGCCGCCCCTGGACGTCTTCGCCCGTCTGCAGTCCGTACTCGGCGACACGCTGTGGCACCTCGACGACATCCACGAGCTGACCCGACGTTCGACGGCAGCACTGGCCGCAGTCACCGACCCGACAATCCGCGCCCGGCTCACCGCCCGGCAGGCCCTCGCCCGGTCCCGCGGGCGCGACCTCGGGGCCGCTCGCGAGACCGGCGAACGGGCGCTCGCCGAAGCGGAGCGGTCCGGTGACCGGGAGGCCCGTGTCCTCGCGCTGTGGGGCCTGGGCGAGATCGCCCTCAACGCGGGCGATTGCGCCGCCGCCGCCGAACACCACACGGCGCTGAGCGTGTTCGACACGGCCTTCCTGCCCGAGGAGGCCGTCGCCCGGATCCACATGGACGACTTCGATACCGTACGGCGACTGCTCCGGACGGCGGGCGACGCTCCCCTGCGCCCCGCCATGCTGAGTTGGGCCCAGGGAACCCTGAACATGGGGCTCGGCCGGCTCGACGACGCGGACGCCGACCTCGTCACCGCCGAGCGGCTCGAAGCGGACCTCCACGTGCCCGGCAACCTGGTCAACATCCGCGTCAACCGCGGCCTCCTCGCGATGCTGCGCGGCGACCGCGAAGCCGCGCGGGAACACCTGGACGTCGTGCGGGCGACCGTGGCCGAGCGGCCGAACACGGGCAACCACGCCACGCACCAGTATTTCGAGGCCGTCGTCGCCGACGCCGACGGCGACCACGCGGCAGCGGCCGAACTGGTCCGATCCGTGCAGCGTGACCATTCCTTCCTCCGATGGCGGCTCCTGCGCCCCCATGTCGTCCAGGCCGTGCGGATCGCCCTGCGCGGCGGGGATCGGAACCTGGCCGAGGACCTCGCGGCCCAGGCTGTCGAACACGCCACCCGCAACCCCGGCGTGCCGACCGCCCAGGGGGCGGCCGCCCACGCATCCGCCTTGGCGAACGCCGACCCCGGACTCCTGGAGCGATCGGTCCGCATCCTCCTCACCGGCCCCCGGCCGCTGCCCCTCGCCGCCGCATCCGCCGACCTCGGGCGCGCTCTTCTTGCGGCAGGCGACCCCGCTGCGACACCCACTCTGACCAGGGCCCACGACATCTACGCCCAGGCGGGGGCCGATGTCGAGGCCGATCGGGTCCGGGCCGATCTGGAACGGGCCACCAGCCGCCCCGGCCGACGCACCGGAGGCCTCCGGCCGCGCCCCGGCCAGGGCTGGGACGCGCTCACGGCCTCGGAACGCAAGGTGGCCCGGCTGATCGCCGCGGGCCACACCAACCGGTCGGCCGCGGAGGCCCTCGTCGTCTCCCCGCACACGGTCAACACCCATCTGGCGTCGATCTTCCGCAAGCTCTCGGTGCGCTCCAGGGTCCACCTGGCCCGGATCGCGCTTGCGGAGGGCGACGCCGGAACAGTCACCGGCGGCTGAGTGACCTCTGCGCCCCGGTGCAAGGTGTGGTGCGCGGTACGGCAACAGGAGGTGCAGGACCGGTCCTAGCGTGACGGGCATACCGCGCCGCTTCGAGGCGCGGACCAGCCGACCCGAATCGAGGAAGCATCCCCATGCCGTACATCACCGTGGGCCAGGAGAACACCAACCCCATCGAGCTGTACTTCGAGGACCAGGGTGCCGGGCAGCCGGTCGTCCTCATCCACGGCTTCCCGCTCGACGGCCACTCCTGGGAGCGCCAGAGCGCCGCTCTGCTCGACGCCGGCTACCGCGTGATCACGTACGACCGGCGCGGTTTCGGGCAGTCCTCTCAGCCGACCATCGGCTACGACTACGACACCTTCGCAGCCGACCTGAACACCGTGCTGGAGACCCTCGACCTGCGGGACGCCGTCCTGGTCGGTTTCTCCATGGGCACCGGAGAGGTCGCCCGCTACGTGTCCACGTACGGCTCCGGCCGGGTCGCCAAGGTCGCCTTCCTGGCCTCGCTCGAGCCCTGCCTGCTCAAGAGCGACGACAACCCGGACGGCGTCGCCCCGAAGGAGTTCTTCGACGGCGTCGTCTCCGCCGTCAAGGCCGACCGCTACGCCTACTACACGGCCTTCTTCGACGACTTCTACAACCTCGACGAGAACCTGGGCACCCGCATCAGCGAGGAGGCCGTCCGCAACAGCTGGAACACCGCGGCCCGCGGTGGCTCCTTCGCCGCGTCCGCCGCGCCGTCGACCTGGTACACCGACTTCCGCGCCGACATCCCCGCCGTCGACGTGCCCGCCCTGATCCTGCACGGCACCGCCGACCGCATCCTGCCGGCCGAGGGCACCGCGCGCCCGTTCCACAAGGCGCTCCCGTCGGCCGACTACGTCGAGATCGAAGGCGCCCCGCAC
This genomic window contains:
- a CDS encoding carbohydrate ABC transporter permease; translation: MNGVRERLASRAFTSIAVVIAILWTTPTLGLLLSSFRPEEEIKTTGWWTVFGTPHLTLDNYGEVLSGGGNGSGRLAEYFVNSVVITLPSVLFPLVPAFFAAYALAWIDFRGRDALVVGIFALQAVPLQMALVPLLKLFSQGWLFLPAWHLTGPARFGQVWFAHTVFALPFAVFLLHNFLAGLPRDLIEAARVDGASHGALLLRIVLPLARPALVSFAVIQFIWVWNDLLVALTLSGGTAETAPMTVRLASLAGTYGNEWQRLTAGAFVAAFVPLLVFIALRRHFARGLLAGSVKG
- a CDS encoding amidohydrolase — protein: MTGPSTSMPVAGLVPAPRREHEHADLLVRNAKVFTGDPDRPKARAVAIRDGRVLALGDDHDLAHLVGPGTKVVDALGRRVIPGLNDSHLHVIRGGLNYVLELRWDGVRSLRHALAMLREQAGRTPKGQWIRVVGGWTAEQFAERRMPTVAELNAAAPDTPVFVLHLYQSALMNRAAVKAAGFTRETPDPRGGQIVRGRDGEPNGVLLAAPSALVLYSTLAKAPALDEADKRTSTRHFLRELNRFGLTSAVDAAGGFQNFPDNYATVTDLARSGELTLRIAYHLFPQTAGQELADLKRWTEMVKPGDGDEWLRLNGAGENLTWAAADFENFSEPRPELAAGYETEFESAVRLLLENGWGFRLHATYDETIRRDLAVFEKLAGEGLFPGGNRWLFDHAETVSADSLDRIAALGGAVSVQNRMSFQGAAFLDRYGAEAAAHTPPVRAMLDRGLTVAAGTDATRVSSYNPWVALHWLVAGRTVAGTVLYPAGNLLDRETALGLYTRGGAQLTGEQDVKGTLREGSYGDLAILSDDYLTVPEDVIPDIESVLTVVGGRIVYATAEYEGLDEAVPPVSPEWSPVAHFGGYQSGARQASLVAEAVAESEQYRRWRVARGSLPDTQPSFVDPCFEH
- a CDS encoding alpha/beta fold hydrolase; translated protein: MQLTRRTLALAMPATLAALIGAAPAAPASRPAAADTDRHDPKPTIVLVHGAFADASSWSGTIRRLQHAGYPVLAPANPLRGLAADTDYLRSVLAAVDGPVVLVGHSYGGAVISGAAVGNSRVKALVYIAAFTPDKGESAAELAAKFPGSTLGDTVSPRSYPLPGGGTGTELVIERAKFHRQFAADVPAAEAAVMAATQRPVATAALEEKAGEAAWKTIPSWALIATADKNIPAAAERWMARRAGSHITEVDASHAVAVSRPAVVTHVILAAVRATR
- a CDS encoding ABC transporter substrate-binding protein, producing the protein MRFGARLALAGIALAVLATACGVPQDSGSQSHTPVDCGPYARYGEHPGTKVTVYAENRDREADLFEETWADFADCTGIDVRYEGDGEFEAQIQLRVDGGSAPDVAFFPQPGLLERFARAGKLKPASAGVVALAKKGWSADWNSYATVNGTLYGTPLVANVKSFVWYSPKFFRDRGLNVPRTWSELMAVTEKVAASGVKPWCAGIESAEATGWPVTDWIEDVLLRQQGTDVYDQWVAHQIPFNDPRVIKAMDTVGSLLKNDRYANGGFGPARSMASISFQEAGTPVLSGDCAMHRQASFYADMWPKGTEIGPDEDVYAFLLPGADPADRPVLGGGVFTAVFADRPEVRAFQEYLASADFANARMKKGPFVSANKGVDPANAATPVDRLSIQLLQDSGTQFRFDGSDLMPASVGAGTFWKGAVDWIGGASTRQVADSVERSWPSH
- a CDS encoding alpha/beta hydrolase, with protein sequence MNNRPVLEPAAQAFADATAQPPYLYQIPVAEGRKAVDDVQNGEGVPLPDVDEEWTTVHGGPTGDVRARIVRPRGATGPLPVILYIHGAGWVFGNAHTHDRLVRELAVGTGAAVVFPEYDLSPEARYPVAIEQNYSVAQWVAREGHHKDLDGTRIAVAGDSVGGNMSAALTLMAKQRGDVTLVQQVLFYPVTDASFDTDSYHAFGEGYFLRRDAMKWFWDQYTTDEAERAQITASPLRASTEQLTGLPPALVITAEADVLRDEGEAYAAKLRAAGVPVTALRVQGVIHDFVMLNALRDTQAAELAIGLATDILRKALA
- a CDS encoding GPR1/FUN34/YaaH family transporter gives rise to the protein MSTASPTADSGDDARATPRDVPPGRRFEPDLRSMTRINLRPIASPMPLGFFTIAIASVMTGCLQLGILGEEARTAVAFTVLPAFVLQLLVSVLAFGARDVIAATLMAVFAGSWLPYSLIMLSGAADGLKVLGVFNLALLCFGALMTAVTGPKRALWLVLAVSLPRWAATGLAGVTGAEWLTRTSGALGLLVGVVAMYTAFALMLEDMRSEQVLPIGRSGPAHLAVEGDLSVQLRNLERQAGVRRTL
- a CDS encoding GNAT family N-acetyltransferase — its product is MEPQVTDRPQKSRYEILAGDDGTETAGFAEYHLSEGEIAFIHTEIDSRFAGQGLGGLLARGALDDARARGLRVLPYCPFIRGWIGKHPEYTDLVPEARRARFGL
- a CDS encoding carbohydrate ABC transporter permease, yielding MPFDAVAQQPKLLYLLQGVAAFAAVVSLILLALHRGPVRRRAAALILLTPALLLLTVGLLLPGLRTLALSFTQNGGDAWAGLDNYVWMVTDPRALVALRNTLAWVVLVPLLATSVGLLYAAAVVRSRFRAFALLLVLMPMAISFVGAGVVWKFVYAYRPAEAGQIGLLNQLVVAFGGEPRQWLVDSPWNVLFLIVAMVWTQAGFAAVLLAGAIRAVPGELTEAARLDGASPRQIFWRITLPSIRPTLLVVVLAQAIGTFKAFDIVKTMTGGQFDTGVIAHEMYDQAFRHGETGRGAALAVLLFILVTPFVAHQVRAQRRAA
- a CDS encoding alpha/beta fold hydrolase produces the protein MPRHARPTVVLVHGAFADASSFARVIPELAAAGMEVVAPAVPNRSLVDDAAYIASVIRAVEGPVILVGHSYGGAVITLAGAEDNVRALVYLAGYALEEGESLGELQGRFPDSGLADALVYTPFPVAGSTETGTDVSVDIEKFPALFAADVDPDLAAVLAVSQRPLAARAFSEAAPVAAWKTKPSWGLVASSDRTINPDVERYGYERAGMTTVEVDSSHLVMLAQPKAVAELIQDAARSTAH